The region CAGTGTCATGTCTGCGCCATTTAGTTGTCTGTTAAAAGGGTCTTCCTCCAGAAGGAAAGGGAGGCTGCAATTATGGTAAAAATGGAAGGAAAAAGATGATCGAGATGGGTCTTTTGcttgtcttttatttctccaatccattttttttgtaaagacCAGATAACATCCATCTGGCTTTGTGAGTAGATTTATCTTTCTACCTTCAGAGGATCGAAGTCTGTACGTTCACAGTTTTGTAATGACTCAGTCTTAAGTGCATTATGTTCATTTGGTCCATTTCTCGGTTCTTCTTGAGCTCTTTCTaatctctcactctcctctgtgccctgctgctgctaatgCTACCATTCTGGTTGCTCTGACACGTCCTTACGCTCAGCCTCTGTCCCAAAATGCTGCTTCTGTCAGAAATGTGTCAGCCATATCTTAATGCATGTGAAAAGTAACACCAATCTTTAATGTAACTACAATAACAAGTTCTTATTTTGCTTACCTGTCGGCAAGTGTTATTTTATGCTGTTGtatatgttttgtctttaattgAGAGAGAAGTACAATCATTTTACCTAAAGAACATTTTTGCAAAATCATACATGCATTTTCAGAATTGTTTTTTGATTagtccttgtttgttttggggtttgttttttaatgaaaaatgacacataGCTTTTATAGTACACGATGCATGGAGGCTCAGACTTTCTTCTTGAAAGAgaataatgtttaatttttgcTGGAGTACTTTACAAACTAAATAACAGATattgttataaataaaattttaaaaattgtacagaaaacaaaccaatgtgttttgtgttttttcacaacATGGGCTGATAAAGTGAAAAATACTGTGATGAGTCAGTGTGTTGGGTTAAACATTTATTAGGCAGTAAATCAGATCTTGTGCAGTGtagacataaaataaagttacaTTTATATATGCAGATTTCCTACTTACACTATTATAAATTGAAAAGTTTTAGCAATCCTTCACTaaagaaattatgtttaataTGTGAAGATAATAAATTATAAACTGTTAAGCTGTAAATGCTGTCCGGTGCACCTCAAAGCAACTCTGATCTGACTCTGAAAATtacaagagaagaggagagacaatACAATAGTATGTGCATTTCAGTAATTGcttgttttaaataatattctctaatttttttgtgtgaaaactCTCCTCGGCACTTTGCACCAAAGTCTTCACTCGATGCCTTTagccttcagctcctctctgaCTCTGCTCAGGTAGTTGGGGTCAGGATACCCAAATCTGTGGAAACAGTATGTACAAGGATTAATATATGACATTTATAACATTTCAGTGGActtgacataaaaaaagaatatatattaaaaagaacaaagaaattTGGCTACTGTACCTCTCTGATCCTCCTGACTGTGAGGTCTTGTGGTGAATGTCGTTCCAGGTCACCTGGTCTTCACACCCAGTCGTTCTGGACATCCCAACAGTGAAAATGAGCTTCTGGTCAAACGCTCTCTTCAACAGGTGCAGCACTTTATTGCCCTCTTTGCTGTCCGGCAGATATGCTATTCTTTGAATACCATGATAGTTCTTTCCAGGATTTGGATGCTTTTCCTGCAAAAGGAGAGTGAAATGTATACTTAGCTGACAACCATGTTagaaaaaaacttaaaagaTACAAAACTGACATGATGTCTCCAGATATTTAAATTAAGACATTTACCGTCTGTTTTCCACTTGGAATATCATAGGTGATCGTTATAGTGCCGCATTCTGGGAATCCAGGAAGGGATAGCCTACTTTGTCTCCATGACATCTTTCCATATGGCTGGTCTCCCTTTATCACACCAAAGACATCTTTGCATACAGGACAGATGGGTCCTATGCTTTCCTTTGACCGTGCCAGACACACGTCACAAAATTCATGTTTACACTTGAGTTGTTTCTTATTGGTAAATGTATCCATGCATATAGGacactcttttctgtctcctgctgtTGCTCCCTCTTCTGTGGGAACTTCAGCGTTGTGCGTGCTGTACTCTGATTGGCCATTCAACACCAGTCCACCAGAGGCCCCCTCTGACTGATAAACATCTCTCCAGTTCGGTGGTGATGTGGCAATCTTCTGGTACAGATGAAGAAGAGCTCTGACAGCGTGGCTCTCCATCAACGCATTTCCTCCAGGTCTTTCGTAGCAAGCTTTGACTTCGACTTTGTCTTGACTGATGCCTGATTCCTTAAAATCTACACCAAACTTGTCTTTGATCGTAGCTACTTGCTTATGGTAGGAAGTAGTAATCAGCCTCCAGTTGCCCTCCTCCATGATTAGTCCAGCACTGGCGAGCGGGTCTTTGATGTTCATGCCAATGTTCGATGATGTGTTGGTATTCAAGTCTTTCTGTGTTACATTTAAGGACTTACTCACGGCATCTTGACCTTCTCTTGGCCCACATACAGTAATTTCTTCAGAGGTTAGAGTAAGCAAAAGCTTGTTCTTAGGACTCTGGATGATATTCAGTGTATCCTTCCACTCTTCTGAATCTACGTACTGGAGAGGAATAACTGAGCCATCAGAATCACCTATGCACTTCTGGACAAAGTCAGTGAACTCAGACAAAGCCTTCTGTGGGCCTTCATCTTTCTTGTCTCCTCCAAATGACACCTTCACTTCTGCCACCATTTCAACTCCATTCTCTTTCTCAATACGTTTAATTTCCTCCTTGTAGATGTGGTTCACATACCAGAAATGGCTCACTGGGAGAAAACACTCCTCTCCTGCTGTAGAAAGTGCTGCTGAACTGCTGGAACTACTTTGTTCAGCCGGTTGCTCTTGCTCctggataaaaataaaatgtattaatttagtAAAAAAACCATTCATCTTTAATGTAATTAATTCCTACTGATTTACTACACAGTACATACATCTTGCGGCTCTGACACGGATGAAGCATCCTCTGGTATTTGTGTGTTCAGCTGCATCAGACTAACAGACattattttgactgttttatcATTTTCCCCTTTCCTGGTCAGTGTTTGTCCATTCAGGTCCTGAAGCTCTCTCAGGGCttgaaaagaagacaaacacaaaatgaatttgcctccaaaggaaagaaaagaaaagaaaaacaaactgactttCAAAAACCAATATTAATAAAGGATGCAgcataaaatgtattgtaattgGAGTCAACGTAAAATGTTGGCAATAGATtttgcaatttaatttcaactTCAAAATTCAAACAGTCATACTGCACCTGGAGTGGGTTCAATCTTTATCACAACTCTTCCATCGTCTAAGACATTTGAAATTGTGAAGTTCCTTTCTGAAGTTGAGAAGTTGCTTTGGTTGGCCCAAGTCTGAAGAGCTTTCTGCAGTATTACATCAAACTTCAGCGGTTGACCACCCTCTGACCACTTGACTGAGAGAATGACTTGAGCTTCATCTTTGACCTGTGATAAAGTCATCAGAGCCAGAAAACATGTTACAGTTGATGGTACTGTATTACTAAGCAAGACAGACATGCCATTCAGCTTAATAGGTCTGGTTTGAAAAGAACCTTTTGTAGACCACCAGATGACACCACGGGCACagtttcaaaacagaaaaaaagtggtCATATATACGTATATGATATTGGAGGTAATATATGTGttgtataaatatgtaaatgttgtatATGACATTGCTTTAATTACATTAGAGTTACTATGCAATACAAATAGATAATGACCTATGCAGACAGCCTCAATACAGCAGACAGCAACATGCTGTGATTATTTGAGACTAGCATCGTCTATTTTCAGACTTGTGGCTTCATTTTcatactttcactttcacatatacttcacagaaaaacatacagacCTGCTGAAACTGGAACTGGATTTTCTAAGAGTTTCTAAAAACTGCTCATgtatttgaaatggaaatgcCACTGTTTCCACACTCTGCACCAGTCATAAAATCAAAACCTGGACTGGCACCAGAGACTGGTGGAAGTGATATCTGTTACTGAGCACGTAAGCACACgctcacacaaataaaataccTACCTTAGCAGACACATCGTCAGATGTTGGAGACTGCTGGATTTCACTCTCTTCAGTATACTACACCAACCATGAGGGAGGACAggatatttaaattaaaaaaagacaattgtgGCAATCAAaacttcaaaacacaaacaacttaATATTAATACCACAGCTCCCAGGACAGTGGTCTTTCACAATGTTCAACTTTAGTTTGCAGACTTGGCAGATGCAGCTACTCACGTCCATGGGCTCCTCTGTGTCATCGGCCGACATTTTGACAGTCGTCTTCCTTTAAGACACAGCGAATACTTGTGACATACAAGACAGCAGAGTTTGGTGTAGTCAAGCTGCCAGTACAAAACAACCAACAAATTATCTGTCAAATGTCGACATTATGTTAAAGAGGAATGCTACCGCTCGACGCCACTTTCGGTAACGACGGGCCGTTTACAGGCTGTAaactttgctttcctttttttcttatttgctaCATTTTTGCAACGTTACGTCACAAAGACTACGCCTGCTTTATGAACATACATACAGCACTTAAAACATGAATTTATGACACAAATGACTTACCTTCGCCTGGCTTTCAGCTTTACGCCGTTTTTTTCCTGgtaagtgaaagtgaaagtgtcCGCTAGGCAAGTGACGTCACATTGAAGGCTCGCGGGTTGGTCTTGGGATAAACAGTTTTGAAAGATTTTTTACACAAgactatacttaagtacaatttggAAGTATtactactttactttatttaccTACATTTCAGGGGAAAATATTGTCCTACTACAATTATTTtaccactgcatttatttgacagcctTAGTTGCTCGTTACTTTAGAGATTCtgaatattaatacaaaatattaacaaataAATTCTGATGTATTATTAAAAGATGTAACTACCATGCAGTATGTAAAGTGGCTAAActtagccccacctttaccagctgcaacattaaagtgatgcttacacgttaatgcatcaataattttaatccaataatataatatatacattacattatgGGTGATTCTGattaataagtacttttacttttctgcTTATATTACTGTAATTCTACTCATTTTGAatacagaacttttactttactcTTACTACTACaatgtggtattagtacttttacacacctacttcttccatcactgctgaCAGTGCAAGAATCAAGAAAATCCCAGCAGTATAGCAAATATTTAACTACTAAAATCATCCACTGTGTATCACAGAAGAATAATTGGCTCTAACAAACAATTCGTGGAAGGAAGTGATAAGATATACACAGTAGAACACACAGtaataaaacaatgtataaGTACTCAtaactaaaaatgaaaattaaagtCTAACCCCAAAAAAAGGTTCCACAAAGTAAAAAGAGAGATGTgcaaaatctgtttatttttgtttccatctTTCAACAAACAGTATCGGATCTGATCCATAACCTTtgcaaatatacacaaaatcATACATACCATGATTTAATTGCGACGTAGGTGTAACAAATACATGTCTTGTAGAAATCAAATCTTATAAAAAGTATCTTCAAAAgcaatttcaaaaacaaagtgctgtgaaacataaaataacttCAATGTAAGCTTGTCAGAAAACAGATCCAAAATACTAAAACGGTATTAGCATTTGAgcaatacataaaaaaaaactaagtcTAAGAATATTACTGCACTTCAAACGAGATACTCTCAGTTTTAAAACATTCTTTaagcaaaaacaagcaaacaaagaaacaacatatGACTTCATTCTTTCTGGGTCTGCTCATCTTTCACTTGCTC is a window of Enoplosus armatus isolate fEnoArm2 chromosome 3, fEnoArm2.hap1, whole genome shotgun sequence DNA encoding:
- the LOC139282644 gene encoding uncharacterized protein, with protein sequence MSADDTEEPMDYTEESEIQQSPTSDDVSAKVKDEAQVILSVKWSEGGQPLKFDVILQKALQTWANQSNFSTSERNFTISNVLDDGRVVIKIEPTPALRELQDLNGQTLTRKGENDKTVKIMSVSLMQLNTQIPEDASSVSEPQDEQEQPAEQSSSSSSAALSTAGEECFLPVSHFWYVNHIYKEEIKRIEKENGVEMVAEVKVSFGGDKKDEGPQKALSEFTDFVQKCIGDSDGSVIPLQYVDSEEWKDTLNIIQSPKNKLLLTLTSEEITVCGPREGQDAVSKSLNVTQKDLNTNTSSNIGMNIKDPLASAGLIMEEGNWRLITTSYHKQVATIKDKFGVDFKESGISQDKVEVKACYERPGGNALMESHAVRALLHLYQKIATSPPNWRDVYQSEGASGGLVLNGQSEYSTHNAEVPTEEGATAGDRKECPICMDTFTNKKQLKCKHEFCDVCLARSKESIGPICPVCKDVFGVIKGDQPYGKMSWRQSRLSLPGFPECGTITITYDIPSGKQTEKHPNPGKNYHGIQRIAYLPDSKEGNKVLHLLKRAFDQKLIFTVGMSRTTGCEDQVTWNDIHHKTSQSGGSERFGYPDPNYLSRVREELKAKGIE